The following proteins come from a genomic window of Coffea arabica cultivar ET-39 chromosome 11c, Coffea Arabica ET-39 HiFi, whole genome shotgun sequence:
- the LOC113695277 gene encoding protein PLASTID REDOX INSENSITIVE 2, chloroplastic-like, producing MATATSLYPSTSLLPFSSSDSSSSYYVPRPLSISANWITISCLHDYSNATCFKHLIRNPLFSNSRNPRVTCRAAEYKFPDPIHEFAEAETEKFRAHLLNKLSKKDIFGDSVQEVVGICTEILSTFLHTEYGGPGTLLVIPFMDMADTLNERGLPGGPQAARAAVKWAQNHVDKDWKEWTSKNSR from the exons ATGGCTACCGCAACGTCTTTATATCCTTCCACTTCACTActaccattttcttcttctgatTCCTCTTCTTCATACTATGTCCCTAGGCCCTTATCAATATCAGCTAATTGGATTACAATTTCCTGTTTACACGACTATAGTAATGCCACTTGCTTCAAACACTTAATCAGGAACCCGTTATTCAGCAATTCAAGAAACCCAAGGGTTACTTGCCGGGCTGCTGAGTACAAGTTCCCTGACCCCATTCATGAGTTTGCTGAAGCT GAAACAGAGAAGTTCAGGGCCCATCTTCTCAATAAACTCTCAAAGAAAGATATTTTTGGAGATTCAGTCCAAGAAGTTGTTGGAATTTGCACCGAG ATTCTCAGTACATTCTTGCACACCGAATATGGAGGTCCTGGAACTCTATTGGTCATTCCTTTTATGGACATGGCTGATACTCTAAATGAGAGAGGTTTACCCGGAGGTCCACAAGCTGCACGAGCAGCAGTAAAATGGGCTCAGAATCATGTTGACAAGGATTGGAAAGAGTGGACTAGCAAGAATAGCAGGTGA